One genomic region from Prionailurus bengalensis isolate Pbe53 chromosome C1, Fcat_Pben_1.1_paternal_pri, whole genome shotgun sequence encodes:
- the EBNA1BP2 gene encoding probable rRNA-processing protein EBP2 encodes MDTPPLSGSDSDSDDSLVTDRELQDAFSRGLLKPGLNVVLEGPKKAVNDVSGLKQCLAEFKRDLEWVERLDVTLGPVPEISGSQSTPQNKDQKAFDPEDDFQREMSFYRQAQAAVLSILPRLHQLKVPTKRPTDYFAEMAKSDQQMQKIRQKLQAKQAAMEKSEKAKQLRALRKYGKKVQTEVLQKRQREKTHMMNAIKKYQKGFSDKLDFLEGDQKAAARKTKEGAKGQQMKKGPSAKRRYKNQKFGFGGKKKGSKWNTRESYDDVSSFRAKTAHGKGLKRPGKKGSNKRPGKRTREKMKSRTR; translated from the exons ATGGACACCCCCCCGCTGTCAGGTTCGGACTCGGATTCTGATGATTCTCTGGTCACCGACAGGGAG TTGCAGGATGCGTTTTCCAGAGGGCTCCTGAAGCCAGGCCTCAATGTGGTGCTAGAGGGGCCGAAGAAAGCTGTGAACGACGTG AGTGGCCTGAAGCAGTGTTTGGCTGAATTCAAGCGGGATCTGGAATGGGTTGAAAGGCTTGATGTGACCCTGGGTCCCGTGCCGGAAATCAGTGGATCTCAGTCAACCCCTCAGAACAAGGATCAGAAAGCCTTTGATCCGGAAGATGACTTCCAGCGGGAGATgagttt CTACCGGCAAGCCCAGGCCGCTGTGCTTTCCATATTACCCCGGCTCCATCAGCTCAAAGTCCCTACCAAGAGGCCCACTGACTATTTTGCAGAGATGGCCAAGTCTGATCAGCAGATGCAGAAG ATTCGGCAGAAGCTGCAGGCTAAACAGGCCGCCATGGAAAAGTCTGAAAAGGCTAAGCAACTGCGAGCGCTTAGGAAATACGGGAAGAAG GTGCAAACAGAAGTTCTTCAGAAGAGGCAGCGAGAGAAAACACATATGATGAACGCCATTAAGAAATATCAGAAAG GCTTTTCTGATAAACTGGATTTCCTTGAGGGGGATCAGAAAGCTGCTGCACGGAAAACAAAGGAAGGAGCCAAAGGCCAACAGATGAAGAAGGG GCCCAGTGCTAAGCGACGCTATAAAAACCAGAAGTTTGGTTTTGGTGGAAAGAAGAAAGGCTCCAAGTGGAACACTCGTGAGAGCTACGATGATGTATCCAGCTTCCGGGCCAAGACAGCCCATGGCAAGGGCCTGAAGAGGCCTGGAAAGAAAGGATCAAAT AAGAGACCTGGAAAAcgaacaagagagaaaatgaagagcagAACACGCTAA